Proteins encoded in a region of the Myxococcales bacterium genome:
- a CDS encoding 3-oxoacyl-ACP synthase III yields the protein MSVRHVDAPHVVTSAEIQEQLADTMKRLGVKSDLLESVVGINERRFWDEGFEPSDAATLAARAVLDDFGLDPAKLGTLLNTSVCRDYIEPSTACLVHGNLALPDTCTSMDIGNACLAFFNGMEIIGNMIERGQIDYGLIVDGESARFLTEQTIGRLQRSSTDMKTFHEEFACLTTGSGAVAMLLANSELVDNNHRFKGTVSLSDTKHNRLCLGQLDRGWTDT from the coding sequence GTGAGCGTACGACACGTAGACGCGCCGCACGTCGTGACCTCTGCCGAGATCCAGGAGCAACTCGCGGACACCATGAAGCGGCTGGGGGTGAAGTCCGACCTGCTCGAATCGGTGGTCGGGATTAACGAACGGCGTTTTTGGGACGAAGGCTTCGAGCCGAGCGATGCCGCGACCCTCGCTGCGCGAGCCGTCCTCGACGATTTCGGCCTCGATCCCGCCAAGCTCGGCACGCTCCTCAACACCTCGGTATGTCGAGACTACATCGAGCCATCGACGGCCTGCCTGGTGCACGGCAATCTCGCGCTTCCCGACACCTGCACGAGCATGGACATCGGCAACGCCTGTCTCGCCTTCTTCAACGGCATGGAGATCATCGGCAACATGATCGAGCGCGGCCAGATCGACTACGGGCTGATCGTTGACGGGGAGTCGGCACGCTTCCTGACCGAACAGACCATTGGGCGGCTGCAGCGATCGTCAACGGACATGAAGACCTTCCACGAAGAATTTGCCTGTCTCACCACCGGCTCCGGCGCCGTCGCAATGCTGTTGGCAAATTCCGAGCTCGTAGACAACAACCATCGCTTCAAGGGCACCGTGAGTCTCTCGGATACAAAGCACAACCGCCTTTGCCTGGGGCAACTCGATCGCGGCTGGACCGATAC